CGCAAGCGTTCTTCTAAACGATAGGCATCAGTGATGGTGCGGAATGGATAAGCGTAGGATGTAGCACCAGGAACTAAGTCTAGTGGTGTTTCTCCACCCAAAGCAAGCACTAATCGGTCGTAGTGGATTTCCGGCCCATCTTGTAGATGTACCCATTGCTGGTCGGTGTCAATTCCAGACACGACTGCTTGGTAAAAACGTACACCTGTGTTTTGTAAAAGTTCTTCAAAGGGTGGGGCAATTTCCCAGGTTTGTAATTCTCTGGTGAGTAATTCGTAGAGTAAAGGGGAAAATAAAAAGCGATCGCTTTGATCTACCAGCACAATTTCGGGTTTTTGCGTAGACTCCCAAGGTAATTGGCTTAAGCGCAAAGCTGTGTAGAGACCACCAAAGCCTCCACCAAGGATACATATTCTCGCAGTTTGTTGAGTCATCGTTTCTATAGGACTGTCAATCCCAGCAGGGCAACTTATTCTCAGTGTAATGATTTCTTGCGAGCTATGCTTATCTGGTTTTGAGTAAGGGCCAATAACGCAAATCAGCCTCATACTACTCATTTGCTACTCAAAACAGGCATTTTTATACTAAGTTGCGTTCAAAAATAGCATCTAGACATGGGGAAGTAACATCCCCCTCATCTCCCTCATCCCCCTCATCCCCCACTACCTTTTAATGCAACTCGGTATTACCTTAATTTTCAGCGGGTGGGAGAGGCGATTATTCCAACTTCCTCCCCCAAGTGGCGTGAAGTAACTTCATACTTCATGCTTCAGTGTTTACTTGACTCGGTTCAGGCATAGTGTGCGTAGAAAAATTAGTTGGCTGTACAAACTTCTTTGCCGCCTCCAGTAAATACTCATAATAGGTACGAGCGACGATAGATAACTGTTTACCAGCTGGGTACACCATGTACCAAGTGCGTTTAATGGGAAAGTTTTGTACGTCTAGAATGCAGAACTCTGCTGTATCTGTCAATAAGGTATGGCGAGATAAAACAGAAATTCCTAGACCGCCTGCGATCGCTTGTTTAATCGCCTCGTTACTACCCAATTCCAATTTTACCTTGACTTTTAGCCCTTTTTCGTCTAAGAGGCCTTGAATAGCCCGCCGAGTTCCTGAACCTGGTTCCCGCATAATAAAAGGTTCACTACACAATCGTTCTAAGGGGATATTTTTCTCCTTCGCTAGGGGATGATTCACAGGTGCAAACACTACCAAGGGATTATCTAATAATGCCTGGTAATTCACATCCAAATGTTCTGGAACTTGACTCATCACATACAAGTCATCCAGATTATTCACCATCCTTTCCAAAATGCGTTCATGGTTCGTTACTTGCAGCGAAATTTCAATTCCTGGGTAAAGTTGACAAAACGGCCCTAACAAACGCGGCACAAAATATTTTGCTGTTGTAATCACTGCCAAACGTAATTGACCCTGTTTTAGCCCTTTTAAATCTGCTACTTTCATTTCAAACTGGGCTATAGTCTCAAAAAGCTGTCGGCAAGTGGCAAATAATTCCCGTCCCGCTTCCGTTAGATATAGGCGCTTACCCACCTGCTCAAATAATGGCAACCCCACTGATTTGGTTAGTTGCTTGATCTGCATGGAGACAGTGGGTTGCGTAAGAAACAATTCCTCAGCAGCACGAGTAAAGCTACCGTGCCGTGCCGCCGCCTCGAACACCTTCAACTGGTGTAGCGTCGCTTGGTTCAAGGGTGATTCTCCTCTAATAGCGATTCAACACATATAAAATTAGTATCACTGAATACTTGCAAATGATGCTGTGTTGCTTATACAAAGTTATAAGCTATCCTATAGATAAAAATCTATGACCTTTATTCAAATAAAGTACTTTTCTTTATGGTGTTGACCAGTTATCATCATAACAACAAGCAAAGCGTAAGATGCCTTCCAGCTAAAGATGAATGCTGAAGACTGAATACTGAATGAAAATTGCTCACAATTGATCATTCATGATTCATGATTCATCATTCATCATTCCATACTTCTTCTGTAATTTTTGCAGGTAGCTTGGCTAAATCTGGCAACCTCATCACCTCTAATTCAGCAACTTCTTCCTTAATATTCATCGGGAACTTTAACGGTTGACGTTCTTCTATCCAGCAACTTGCTACAGGCAAGGTTTGTTCTAATTCATCTAGTGGTCGAGGAATTACCATCACCGCGTTCAATTCCCCAATCCGTTCTGCTTCGTACATCCCAGCTTCCACTGCTACTGCGACATTGGCCACCGAACCGCGAATAATGGCTGTACACAAACCTGCACCTATTTTTTCATACGCTGATAATTGTACGTCAGCAGCTTTGAGCATGGCATCACAAGCTCCTACCATCGCTGGAAATCCGCGTGTTTCCACTAAACCAATTGCTAAGTTACTCAAACGGCTATAACTACCTTCCTCCATATATTTGCTGAGGCGATTAGTAATTGGTAGCACGATATCCAGGTTAGGATAAGGTCGAGGAATCACCAAGCTAGAAATTAATTGACCAAACTGTTCAGCAGTTTGGACACCAGATTCTACAGCTAAACGGACATCAGCAATGCCACCCCGGACAATTGCAGTACAATGGCCACTACCAATTTTTTCATAGCCTACTAGGTGAACGCCTGCGGATTTGAGCATCATGTCCGCTGTACCAACTATGGCTGGAAAGCTAGCAGTAGATACTAAACCTAAAGCAGTGTCTCTGAAGTCGTCTTGACTATGCGATGACTGAGTTTGCATGTGAATTTTCCCAAGTTACTCACAGAAATGATGAAGGATAAAGGCTGAAGGATGAAAAAATATGAAAATCAGCAGCCCCACTATTGAACTGTAGGGTTAATTCCATATTTCATACTTCACACTTCATACTTCAGATCACAACTTACAATTAACACTTACTCAGACTGATCGTCAGAGATTGGCTCATTCAAGGCTTGCCTATGTGGAAATAATGTGACTAATAGTCTCTGTATGCTTCCTTGTCCATAAATTTGATTGCCGAAACTATTATTGGGTGATTCTGTGGCAGGCTGAGTGGATTGTGTAGACTCCTCTGGGGCTGACTCCAAGTTAGAATTAGTTCCATTGGTGTTTTCCTGCACGGCAGCAGATTGGCTTGGTGCAGTTGGCGAAGATTCAGCAGGGGTGACAGATTGGTGTTTAAATTTCAAAAAAGCCGATGCTGAGAGGCTAGTTGAGGAAATCACCTTTTCCTGTTGACTCTGCTTAGGGGAACTTGTAGCAGCAGCATCATCCTTGGATTGTTCCAGTTGTTTTTGCTCATAAATCTGCCGACTGGTGTCACCCAAAATTGAGCCAGCTGGAACTACTACTCCAGGTTCAACCGAACAGTTGAAAACTGTTGAAGCTGAACCAATGCAAGCGTTTGCACCAATTTTACCTTTGCCAACCATCAAAAAGCCGGCTCCCAAGTTGGCTCCTGCTGCTACTTCTAGGGTTCCTTCAGCAACCTGGAGAATTGACCCCATACCAATACAGACGCCTGGGCCGATGATTATTTTGCTGTTTGCAGCCGCTTGGAGTATCACCCCTGGTGCCAGTACTGCACTCGGATCAATAGTCACCTCGCCACTAATATAAGGTTCAAAGCTGTTGAGTAGGCGCAGTGGCGGCACAGACATGAAATTTTAACCTCGGAAGCCGGAAGAAATTTAGAAACTTAGGAGTTAGGAGTGAGTAGTTAGGAGTTGGAAGTGAGGAGTGAGAACTGAGGAGTTTTAATTCAGAGTTTATTCCTAACACTTAACTCCTAACTCATAACTCATAACTCCTAACTCATAACTCCTAACTCTCAACTTTTTACGGACGTTGGATAATTGTTTCCAAAACTCGGCGCTTGGCTTTGGGGTCAATACCAATCAATCGTACATATTCTCCTTGGTATTCCCCAAGGTATCCTTCCACGGCTGCGATCGCTTCTCTTTCTGAGTTAGCCTGAATTTGACCAGTACTAGTCCAAGAACCTGTACGGAACCGTCGTTGGTCTACGTGTTCAATACTGATTTTATGTCCGCCAGCCAGTAATTGCCGCACTTGGTCTACTATTTCAGCACTCAAGCGGGTACTGGTAGCTGTTGCACCAGATCCACTAGAGCTACTAGCAGGACTACTACTATAAGATGATTTTTGGCTAGCAGATGGAGCTACTACTTGTCCATTGGGTCTTTGAATAATGCTTTCCAAAACTCGGCGCTTGGCTTTGGGGTCAATACCAATCAATCGTACATATTCTCCTTCGTATTCCCCAAGGTATTTTTCCACGGCTGCGATCGCTTCTGTTTCTGAGTTAACCTGAATTTGACCAGTACTAGTCCAAGAACCTGTACGGAACCGTCGTTCGTCTACGTGTTCAATGCTAATTTTATGTCCACCAGCCAGTAATTGTCGCACTTGGTCTACTACTTCAGAATTCAAGCGGGTACTGGTAGCTGTTGCAGAGGGCGCACTCTTTGTGGTAGCAGGACTACTACTATATGATGATTTTTGGCTACCAGATGCAGCTACTTGTTCATTGGGTCTTTGAATAATGCTTTCTAATACCCGGCGTTTGGCTTTGGGGTCAATGCCAATTAAACGTACATACTCGCCTTGGTGATTGCTGATACAGTCTTCTAAGGCTGCAATCACGTCTTTTGTGGAATTAGAGTTAATTGGGGCACAACTTTGCCAAGAACCTGTACGGAAGCGGCGCTCATCTACGTGTTCTGTGCCAATTTTGTAACCGCCTGCCAACAAGTTGCGGATTTGCTCTACGGTATCACTACTGATTTGGCCATTGCCAGAGCCGTTACCATTGCTACTGTGGTTGTAGCTGCTATTGCCACGACTAGCTGGCGCTGGCGCTTTAAAGGTGGCAGTTCCATTAACTTGACCATCTGGGCGTTGGATAATGGTTTCTAACACGCGCCGTCTACCATTGGGGTCAATGCCAAACAACCGGACATACTCGCCGTCGTGGTCTCTTAGACAGCTTTCTAAAGCTGCGATCGCTTCCCCTACTGATCTGACTTCCAGTGGCTTACAACTCGTCCACGAACCTGTACGGAACCGTCTAGTATCTACGTGTTCCGTGCCAATTTTATACCCTTGCTCTAACAGATAGCGCACCTGTTCTACGGTTTCTGCACCCAAGCTATTGCTCGACACTTCACTACTCCTTTCCAGCTCTAAAACAGTAATACCATTACTACTTGTATAAGATTTAGCATTCTCATCTCGAATGGGTGCAATACATTTGCTATCCGCAGCACAGCGGTAACCCGATCGTAGCGCCTGATTAATCCCAACCACATGATGGGCAAATTGCTCATCTTGCTCTTGCACATCTGGCAAGCGATCGGCTTGCTGTTGGCTTGTAATTATCGCTCCCGAAGGTACATACTTACCTGGGGGAATTTCCACATCTTGAATCAAAGCGTGCATCATCACGATGCAACCTGCACCCACCCTGGCATTAAACACCGTGGAGCGGAAACCTATGAAGGAACTATCTCCTACGTAAGCTGGGCCATGAATCAGAGCCATATGGGTAATCGAAGCATTTTCGCCCACCCATACCGAGTAACTTTCGCCGTCATCGCCAACTACTCGACCTTGCTCCAACCCATGAATCACTACACCATCTTGGATATTAGTGTTTTCACCGATATAAAAAGGTGTGCCTTCATCCGCTCTAATCGAAGTCCCCGGAGCTACGATTACATTTGCACCTATCCGCACGTCCCCAATAATATTGGAAAACGAATGTACAAATGTGCTTTCATGGATTTTTGGCTCAGCCAAATTCCTCGACCACGGGGTTGGGGGTGCCGCC
Above is a window of Nostoc sp. UHCC 0702 DNA encoding:
- a CDS encoding BMC domain-containing protein, which gives rise to MQTQSSHSQDDFRDTALGLVSTASFPAIVGTADMMLKSAGVHLVGYEKIGSGHCTAIVRGGIADVRLAVESGVQTAEQFGQLISSLVIPRPYPNLDIVLPITNRLSKYMEEGSYSRLSNLAIGLVETRGFPAMVGACDAMLKAADVQLSAYEKIGAGLCTAIIRGSVANVAVAVEAGMYEAERIGELNAVMVIPRPLDELEQTLPVASCWIEERQPLKFPMNIKEEVAELEVMRLPDLAKLPAKITEEVWNDE
- a CDS encoding ribulose bisphosphate carboxylase small subunit codes for the protein MAVRSTAAPPTPWSRNLAEPKIHESTFVHSFSNIIGDVRIGANVIVAPGTSIRADEGTPFYIGENTNIQDGVVIHGLEQGRVVGDDGESYSVWVGENASITHMALIHGPAYVGDSSFIGFRSTVFNARVGAGCIVMMHALIQDVEIPPGKYVPSGAIITSQQQADRLPDVQEQDEQFAHHVVGINQALRSGYRCAADSKCIAPIRDENAKSYTSSNGITVLELERSSEVSSNSLGAETVEQVRYLLEQGYKIGTEHVDTRRFRTGSWTSCKPLEVRSVGEAIAALESCLRDHDGEYVRLFGIDPNGRRRVLETIIQRPDGQVNGTATFKAPAPASRGNSSYNHSSNGNGSGNGQISSDTVEQIRNLLAGGYKIGTEHVDERRFRTGSWQSCAPINSNSTKDVIAALEDCISNHQGEYVRLIGIDPKAKRRVLESIIQRPNEQVAASGSQKSSYSSSPATTKSAPSATATSTRLNSEVVDQVRQLLAGGHKISIEHVDERRFRTGSWTSTGQIQVNSETEAIAAVEKYLGEYEGEYVRLIGIDPKAKRRVLESIIQRPNGQVVAPSASQKSSYSSSPASSSSGSGATATSTRLSAEIVDQVRQLLAGGHKISIEHVDQRRFRTGSWTSTGQIQANSEREAIAAVEGYLGEYQGEYVRLIGIDPKAKRRVLETIIQRP
- a CDS encoding transferase; the protein is MSVPPLRLLNSFEPYISGEVTIDPSAVLAPGVILQAAANSKIIIGPGVCIGMGSILQVAEGTLEVAAGANLGAGFLMVGKGKIGANACIGSASTVFNCSVEPGVVVPAGSILGDTSRQIYEQKQLEQSKDDAAATSSPKQSQQEKVISSTSLSASAFLKFKHQSVTPAESSPTAPSQSAAVQENTNGTNSNLESAPEESTQSTQPATESPNNSFGNQIYGQGSIQRLLVTLFPHRQALNEPISDDQSE
- a CDS encoding LysR family transcriptional regulator yields the protein MNQATLHQLKVFEAAARHGSFTRAAEELFLTQPTVSMQIKQLTKSVGLPLFEQVGKRLYLTEAGRELFATCRQLFETIAQFEMKVADLKGLKQGQLRLAVITTAKYFVPRLLGPFCQLYPGIEISLQVTNHERILERMVNNLDDLYVMSQVPEHLDVNYQALLDNPLVVFAPVNHPLAKEKNIPLERLCSEPFIMREPGSGTRRAIQGLLDEKGLKVKVKLELGSNEAIKQAIAGGLGISVLSRHTLLTDTAEFCILDVQNFPIKRTWYMVYPAGKQLSIVARTYYEYLLEAAKKFVQPTNFSTHTMPEPSQVNTEA